The DNA sequence ACCAAGATACTAAGGAGATACGAAAAATTGAGGAAGAATTACTCAAAGAATACCTAGAGGAAAGGAAAAAATATGTCTCCCTTTGATTCGGAGGTCATAGAAAGAAAAAACCTCTCTTTAAAAGGTTACCTACAGGACTTAGAAGCGATAAAGGATATTTCACTTGAAAATTATCAAGCGGATATCTTTCGAAAGAGGGGTATCGAGAAAACTCTCATCAATTTAATACAATGTGCCATAGATATCAATAATTATATCCTAGCCAAAATATTTAAAATTGCTCCAGCTGACAATTATGATTCCTTTATAAAACTTGGAGAAAATAAAATTATCCCCCCGGATTTTGCCCTGAAAATCGCACCCTCTACGGGATTGCGAAGTCGTCTCATTCACGAATATAACAAAATCGATGATAGAATTGTTCACGCCAGCATAAAGGATGCTCTCAAACAATTCCCTCGATATATCGAATATATTCAAAAGTTCTTGCAGTGCAGGTGAAGTTAGCGAGGCTGGCATCTCGGACAAAAATGCGAATATCTTCCCTGGATTTTTACGGCATCCAACGGGTAGGCACACCTGGGGCAGATGCCTTCCCTTCGCCCCATCAGGAACCAATCGGGGCGCTCATGGATTGAATAGTAATTTCTCACCGATTCATGGAGTACTTCCTTTATGCTGTGAAATAATCCCCTGATCTCTGCGGAGTTCAACTCGTCTACACGCCTTTGGGGATGAATCTTCGCCTGCCATAGAATCACATCGCCGTAGACGTTTCCGATCCCGGCGATGAAGCTTTGATCCATGAGTAAACTTTTTATCCTGCCCTTTCTTTTCTTCAACAGTTCGTTGAATACATCGAGTGTAAAATCCTCACTCAGGGGCTCGGGACCCATGGTGTATAGAGCCTTTATTCCGCTGAAGTCCTCGTCGGGAACCACATACATCTTCCCCAGCTTCCGCTGATCGATGAAACGAAGTTGCTTTCCATTTTCAAAGGTAAAAACGACGCGGGTATGCTTGTGTATTTCCTCCTGAGGATCGCAATAGATTAAATTCCCGGTCATCCGCAGATGAACGATGAAAGTAAAACCGTTGCTTAAAGGAAAAAGGATGAATTTGCCCCGCCGCCAAATATCGAGGATCTTGGCGCCCACGAGTCTTTCCTTGAATTCGGGCCAGGAGGGTAGTTGGATGGGATCGGGGATGAATATTTCAACGTCCTTGAAGATTTCCCTCAGAACATCGCCCTTTATTCTGTCAATCACGGCTTCGACGTCCGGTAACTCCGGCATGAATTCCACCGCACTCCCCGATAATTTACACTATATCCTCTTCTTTTCTAAGAATCTCTTTCTTGATTCGGTCAACCGTTTCTTTTAAAACCGGAAAGACATTATCTCGTATGTCGCCGGCTACGAGTACGCACATGATGTCGTCGCCCACGGATAATTGGCCTTCATATACCTCCACGAGGATATCCGTTATCCCAGGGCGAGCCTTCATTTCCTTGATTAACTCATCCAACCTTTCGCGCTCGACGTCGACCTTTACTCCGGTTACCCTCCGTCCATCCCTGGAGAAGCCCCTGACCACTCCATTGTGACAGAGGATCATACCTACTCGGTCAAAATCCGGGTGGTTCTTAATGCTCTGTAGTAGTTCAGCTATCCGCACCAAAAAATCCTCCTTTTTTAAAAATTTCCATATTTCAACTTCGATGCCCCGATTCAAAATCCTGGGAGACAGTCCTATTGGGGACCGTCCCTTCACTACCTGTTTAGCAGGCAGAGAAATTACACAAAATTTAAATTTTCAGGCGCAATTTGCAAATTGACGCGCAAATAGTAGATATCCATCAAAATTCTTACTTCTCACAGAAGCTGAAAATTGGGCAAGCCTCGCACCTGGGTCTCGCCCCGCAAACATTTCTCCCGAATTCGATCAAAGCCAGATGTACCCTTCGCTTTTCACCCGCTGGTATCACCTTCTCAAAAGCCGCTTTGATCTCATCGTAACTGGCTTTCTTATCCACCATGCCCAATCTCCTGGCAATCCTTATGATGTGTGTATCGACGGGGAAGACATCACGTCCGGCAACGAAATTGAGTAGCACATCCGCAGTTTTGGGTCCCACCCCCGGTAACTCCATCAATCTCTCTCTTGCCTCACCCTCTGGAAGCCGTAGGATCTTCATTAAATCGCCCTCGTATTGATCGAGTAAAACTGCGGCGAGTCTTTTAAGCTTGGACGCTTTGGCACGGTGGAGACCAGCGGGGCGGATGCATTCCGCAAGCTCGGCGACATCGGCTTGAAGGAAGCTTTCCGGGGTCATTTCAAATTTATCCTTAAGGTTCTCAAAGGCTTTGATATTCCCCCGCCGCTCGGTCGCCTGTGAAAGGATGGTGGAAACCAGAACCTCGAAGGGGGAAAGATCTTTAGCCCAAAGTGGCACCGAGTAATTCTCGGCGATGATCCTTATGGCTTCACCAAAAATAAGGTCAGACCTCCTCATAGCCCCTCACCTGCGAGGTTAAAATCTTATTTCAAATCTACCCTTCTTTGAATGATTCTTCAACATTAAGTTGAATGGAATGAAAAGTCTACCTGACGGTAGACAGGCAAATTTTTAAGTTAAGATTTATCATGCCTGGTAAATCAGCATATCGAGTCTGACCGGAAGGAGGATACATTGGGTCGTGTGGTAAAAGACCCCGAAGAACGTAAAATCGAGTTACTGAAAACAGCTCGGGATTTGTTTTATGAGTTAGACTACGAACAAACCTCGGTGCAGAAAATAAGACTGGTTTTAAGGGTTTAAGAATTGACTCCCCAATAAAACCGGTATAGTATACCTTATCATCCGACCAATTGAAATCTCGCAACGCAAAGAAATGAAACAAACTGGGGAGTTGTTCTATTCATGCGTAAACCCCAAGTTTTATCCCTGCCATCGAGGGATGCTCTCTTCATCTTGCTGTGCGTCATCATCAATCTGCACCAACTCAAGTCAGTGATCTCTCTAGCCGAACCGAAATTTCTCCTCCTCTTCCCCTCCACAACTATTCTAGTTGCCATCATTTATCTACTATTCGATATCATCGCTCGAAACAAGGAGCAAATAAGGGAAAAGGATGCCTTTAAATGGAAAATGTGTATGCTTGGAATACTCATCTTGCTCGTGGGCATCCTACCCGGAGCCGTGAGGATTGGATTAAGACTTCAATCTCAACCCCATGAATTTTGCCACGACGGAGTGGTTCAAACGGAAGAAGCGATGAAGATGATCCTGCTAGGGAAAAATCCCTACTCCGAAGATTATTTTCAAACGCCCATGAAGCATTGGGCGGATAAATGGCCTGAATCGACGACCCTCACCCACTACATTTATCTTCCATTCATTTTTATCTCTCCCTTGCCCTTTTATCTCACCTGTAAAGTTCTTCTCGGATGGTTCGACCTTCGCCTGATATATCTTGCGGTTTATCTTCTGACCATTTTTCTCTTGCTCAAATTCCCCCGCGATTATTCCAACAAAATCTGCTTAGTCACCCTGTTTGCACTGAATCCCAATTTTTTGCATTATCTGTCGTGGGGAGTTAATGACATATTGCTCATGGGATTGCTCATCCTGACCATCTACGCTTTAAAAATCAAAAATTTTTTACTGTCGGCTCTATCCTTTGGGTTAGCCCTGGTTACTAAGCAATTCGCCTGGTTGCTGACTCCCTTTTACCTTCTATACCTCTACCGATTCAAAGAAAGAGATAAAACCTCGCTAGCGAAAAATATCCTGGTAATTCTTCTAGTTGTTCTTATTTTCATGGCTCCCTTTCTCGCCTGGGACCATGCGAGCTTTAAAGACGATGTGATCGATTTTCCTTCGGGAAGAGCCAAAATCAGCTGGCCCATGGGAGGATGGGGAATCGGTGGAACCCTCGTCGCACTTAAATTTGTAAAGCCCACGGATTATTTCCCCTTCTGGATATTCTATGTCCTCCTGGTTTTTCCGCTGATGATCTTACTTCTGTGGAGACAATATCGCTACAATACTCTTTCAATGGTGTTGACCGGTTATTTGATTACGCTCTTTATCTTCCAATATTTCTCCCGTTACTTTCACGGAAACTACCTGGATTACCCATTCACATTTTTGTTATTGATAATATTCGGGGATTTAAAGCAATGAGGTTTCTAAATGCTTTCTCCTTGGGGCAACCGATTTCTCTTTGTTTACAATATTTGCAGACGAATGAGCCCCTTATAACTGCGTTGCCGCCAAAGGAGAGAATGACTAAAATTGCTAGCATTGCTAGAAGAAGCCAGGTAATGCAGCAATGCCATAGCGCCCACGGAAGAGCAAGCAGGCAAAGAGTCAGTCCCGGTGCGCTCCAAGCCACCGGGCGTGTTGTAGCCGGACCGTGGATGCGGTGGTACACGAATAGGTTTGACTCCGAGTGACGATACTAGGTTTGCTCTTCAAGCTTCTTTAAGTAGTT is a window from the Actinomycetota bacterium genome containing:
- a CDS encoding DUF86 domain-containing protein, producing MSPFDSEVIERKNLSLKGYLQDLEAIKDISLENYQADIFRKRGIEKTLINLIQCAIDINNYILAKIFKIAPADNYDSFIKLGENKIIPPDFALKIAPSTGLRSRLIHEYNKIDDRIVHASIKDALKQFPRYIEYIQKFLQCR
- the mutM gene encoding DNA-formamidopyrimidine glycosylase: MPELPDVEAVIDRIKGDVLREIFKDVEIFIPDPIQLPSWPEFKERLVGAKILDIWRRGKFILFPLSNGFTFIVHLRMTGNLIYCDPQEEIHKHTRVVFTFENGKQLRFIDQRKLGKMYVVPDEDFSGIKALYTMGPEPLSEDFTLDVFNELLKKRKGRIKSLLMDQSFIAGIGNVYGDVILWQAKIHPQRRVDELNSAEIRGLFHSIKEVLHESVRNYYSIHERPDWFLMGRREGICPRCAYPLDAVKIQGRYSHFCPRCQPR
- a CDS encoding molybdenum cofactor biosynthesis protein MoaE, with the translated sequence MRIAELLQSIKNHPDFDRVGMILCHNGVVRGFSRDGRRVTGVKVDVERERLDELIKEMKARPGITDILVEVYEGQLSVGDDIMCVLVAGDIRDNVFPVLKETVDRIKKEILRKEEDIV
- the nth gene encoding endonuclease III encodes the protein MRRSDLIFGEAIRIIAENYSVPLWAKDLSPFEVLVSTILSQATERRGNIKAFENLKDKFEMTPESFLQADVAELAECIRPAGLHRAKASKLKRLAAVLLDQYEGDLMKILRLPEGEARERLMELPGVGPKTADVLLNFVAGRDVFPVDTHIIRIARRLGMVDKKASYDEIKAAFEKVIPAGEKRRVHLALIEFGRNVCGARPRCEACPIFSFCEK
- a CDS encoding glycosyltransferase 87 family protein, which codes for MRKPQVLSLPSRDALFILLCVIINLHQLKSVISLAEPKFLLLFPSTTILVAIIYLLFDIIARNKEQIREKDAFKWKMCMLGILILLVGILPGAVRIGLRLQSQPHEFCHDGVVQTEEAMKMILLGKNPYSEDYFQTPMKHWADKWPESTTLTHYIYLPFIFISPLPFYLTCKVLLGWFDLRLIYLAVYLLTIFLLLKFPRDYSNKICLVTLFALNPNFLHYLSWGVNDILLMGLLILTIYALKIKNFLLSALSFGLALVTKQFAWLLTPFYLLYLYRFKERDKTSLAKNILVILLVVLIFMAPFLAWDHASFKDDVIDFPSGRAKISWPMGGWGIGGTLVALKFVKPTDYFPFWIFYVLLVFPLMILLLWRQYRYNTLSMVLTGYLITLFIFQYFSRYFHGNYLDYPFTFLLLIIFGDLKQ